The following nucleotide sequence is from Spirochaetaceae bacterium.
ATGTGTGGCAGGCTGATCCGACCGCTCCGCAACATATTCCTGGCCGCAACATATGCCATAAAATGTTGCACGCAACATTTTTGGGCGCACGTGCGGCGCGCCTTCAAGGAGGCGGCCGACGCACTCGGCGAGGTATCGAACCGGGTCGGGACGGCGCACCAGGCAGTGGCGTACATCGGCAAGCTGTACCGCATCGAGGCGGAGCTCTCCAAGTATCGGGAATCGGATCCGGACCGCTTCGCCGCTGAGCGGCGGGCCAGAGCGCAGCCGGTGCTCGACAAGATGTACGGCTGGCTACGGCAGAAACAGGATCAGGTGCCGCCCAGCACGGCGCTCGGCAAGGCGATCGCGTTCGCCTTGGGACAGTGGCCGAAGCTGATCCGCTATCTCGATCACCCCCAGCTTACGC
It contains:
- a CDS encoding IS66 family transposase; amino-acid sequence: MCGRLIRPLRNIFLAATYAIKCCTQHFWAHVRRAFKEAADALGEVSNRVGTAHQAVAYIGKLYRIEAELSKYRESDPDRFAAERRARAQPVLDKMYGWLRQKQDQVPPSTALGKAIAFALGQWPKLIRYLDHPQLTPDNNSCEQAIRPFVIGRKNWLFSGSPRGAAASALLYSLIETAKANGREPYGYLRELFEKLPLAHTRADYLALLPTARPPP